From the genome of Nitrospinaceae bacterium:
GTTTCTGGTGGCTAATCATATGGAAATGTCACTTATCGCCGAACGAAGAGATATTGATGATCCCGATCAGATAGATCGTTTTGCGGAAAAAGTGGGGACTGTCGAGAAGCTTAAGATGCTTTATCTACTAAGTTATGGCGATATCAATGCGGTGGCACCGGGTATTTGGAATGAATGGAGAGGTACTCTCTTTTACGAGCTCTACCGCCGGACCCTTCGGGTACTTGAGTCGGATGAAGCCGTATCCCGGAAAAAGAGGCTCGATGACATCGGGAGTCAGGTGTGTCTTGAGGCAAGGGCCGCCGTAAGCCGAGTAGATGCTGCGCGAATTCTTGACTATCTAAATAAAATGCCAGAGAGATATCGTCTGGGTACCGCACCCCAAGATATATTACGTCAAATTGAGATGAGCGAAAAACTCAGCGAAGATATGCCTTTTGTTTTGGAGGTTACTCACCGACGGCGTTTGGGAAATACACTTTTAACCATGGTTTGCCGGGATCGGCTGGGCCTGTTCGGGATCATTGCAGCTACGTTTGCATCGTTTCGTATTAAGATTCTTGATGCCAAGGCATTTACTGATACCGATGGTTTGGTGGTGGATACGTTTATTGTGGTTGACGCCGAAGATAAGGCCGTAACTGATGAAAAGCTGTGGGAAGCAATTCGGAGTTGCTTGGTCGATCTTTCAAGTGGCAAGATGGATATTGAGAAAATCAACGCCAAAAATAATCGAATCAAGCCTCCTCGGCAACGGGTTTATTTTGAAATTCCGACGCTGGTGGAGTATGACTTGGCTGCCAGTGAAGATGACACGATAATCGAGGTCATCACGGCTGACCGGCATGGGCTGCTATCGAGGATAGCGGGTCGTCTGGCTGACGAGGGTGTTTCCATTTCGCGGGCGAAGATAATTACCGAAGGCCTTAGGGTGGTTGACGTCTTTTATGTGACGGATTCCAATTTTCAGAAAATCGAGGATAAGCAACGACTTAGTGAATTATGTGAAATGTTAACTATGGAGCTTACTGAGGATTCAGAGAAAAATGTAGCGTCTTTTTGAGGGATGACCGGGGCAACGGCTCTTAGGGTCAGCTCTTGTGGGATTTTTTTAGCCGGGCACAACGTGTCCAATTTTGAAGAGGAGTTGATTGAATGGCAACGAAACCGAAAAAAGCTTCTTCCAAAGGAGAGGGCGGAAACGCTGTCGCCAAAGTTCTCAAAATGGCCAAAGATGCCGGGGCCAAAATTGTAGACTACCGCTTCACCGACATGCCCGGCATGTGGCAGCATTTCTCCTCACCGATTGGCACACTTGATACCGACACGTTTGAGGAGGGAGTGGGCTTCGATGGGTCGAGTATTCGTGGATTCCAGGCAATCGATGAGAGCGATATGCTCCTCATACCCGATCCGACCACGGCGTTTATGGACCCGTTTTTGGAGATACCCACCCTCGTTTTGATCTGCGACATTAAAGATCCGATCACGCTGGAACTATACAACCGAGATCCGCGCAACATTGCGATGAAGGCCGAGCGCTATTTGAACTCAACCGGTATCGGTGACGTAGCTTATTTCGGTCCCGAGGCGGAGTTTTTTGTTTTTGATGATGTACGCTTCAATCAGGCGGAGAATCATGCCTTCTACGAGGTGGATTCCGTCGAGGCAGCCTGGAACACAGGCACTGACGAGGGCCCCAATCTTGGTCATAAGCTTCGTTATAAAGAGGGGTATTTCCCCACTCCGCCATCGGATACGCTACAGGACATTCGTTCCGAGATGATGCTCACCATGTTGGACATCGGTATTGAAACCGAGGTGCACCATCACGAAGTAGCCAGCGCCGGGCAGAGCGAAATCGATATCCACTTCGATAAGCTTTTGACCACAGCCGATAAGATGATGAAGTACAAATATATCGTGAAAAATGTTGCCCGTCGGCACGGAAAGACGGCGACCTTCATGCCCAAACCCGTGTTTATGGACAACGGAACGGGCATGCACACCCATCAGAGTATTTGGAAGAAGGGGAAGAATCAATTCTTCCAGCTGGGAACATACGGCGATCTTAGCCAGACGGCCCTTTACTACATTGGTGGTCTCCTGCACCACGCCCCGGCCTTGGTTGCGCTAACCAATCCGACAACGAACAGCTACCGCAGGCTCGTGCCGGGCTATGAGGCGCCGATTAACCTCATGTATAGCTGCCGTAACAGAAGCGCTTGCGTGCGTATTCCGATGTACTCGCACAGCGAGAATGCAAAGCGGGTCGAGCTTCGAATCCCAGACCCTTCGTGTAATCCTTATCTGGCGTTCTCGGCCATGCTCATGGCTGGCCTTGACGGCGTGCAGAATAAAATTCTGCCCCCCGAGCCGGTGGACAAAAACCTCTACGACCTCGAGCCCGAGGAGAAGGCTGGTGTTAAGCAGACGCCGGGAAGCCTACCCGAGGCGCTCGATGCGCTTGAGGCGGACCATGACTTCCTTCTCAAGGGCGATGTATTCACGAAGGATATGGTCGAGAACTGGATTGCGTACAAGCGTGAGGAAGAAGTGGACGCCATTCGGCTTCGCCCGCATCCTTATGAGTTCACTCTGTACTATGACATTTAGATTTAAACAGGCCGGGATGTAGCTCGGCAGTTGAGAAACAAAAGCCCCTGAGCCGGGAGGACTGGCTTGGGGGCTTTTGTTTATTCGTCCTCAAGCGTGAAGGGGGATGAAGCGCCCGTCGAGGTGGTGGTTCCTTTGCCAATGTCAGCGGGGATTATAATTGCATGAATCTCACAGGGGCCATGAACGCCCGTGACGAGTGTGAGGCCGATATCGGCAGAACGACTGGGCCCGGTGATTAGGTTCACGCAGCTCGGCGGTGTGTCGCCGCTGGTAAGGGCGCCATGGATATTTGGTCCGGCGCCTGAAAGATGTGGAATTAAGCACTCCTCGGGTATGAGCACAAGGTGCAGCTCGGGGAGTAGGGAGTAAAGCCGGGGCCGATTCGGGCCGCTGGTGAGGATGATCGTGCCGGTCTCAGAGATGGCCCAGTCACAATCGGTGATTCCGAGCCCGGATTGTGAAAGTGATTCACGGCAATCCTCGCCGGGAGGAGAGAGTGAGAGAACC
Proteins encoded in this window:
- the glnA gene encoding type I glutamate--ammonia ligase, whose protein sequence is MATKPKKASSKGEGGNAVAKVLKMAKDAGAKIVDYRFTDMPGMWQHFSSPIGTLDTDTFEEGVGFDGSSIRGFQAIDESDMLLIPDPTTAFMDPFLEIPTLVLICDIKDPITLELYNRDPRNIAMKAERYLNSTGIGDVAYFGPEAEFFVFDDVRFNQAENHAFYEVDSVEAAWNTGTDEGPNLGHKLRYKEGYFPTPPSDTLQDIRSEMMLTMLDIGIETEVHHHEVASAGQSEIDIHFDKLLTTADKMMKYKYIVKNVARRHGKTATFMPKPVFMDNGTGMHTHQSIWKKGKNQFFQLGTYGDLSQTALYYIGGLLHHAPALVALTNPTTNSYRRLVPGYEAPINLMYSCRNRSACVRIPMYSHSENAKRVELRIPDPSCNPYLAFSAMLMAGLDGVQNKILPPEPVDKNLYDLEPEEKAGVKQTPGSLPEALDALEADHDFLLKGDVFTKDMVENWIAYKREEEVDAIRLRPHPYEFTLYYDI